A genomic segment from uncultured Vibrio sp. encodes:
- a CDS encoding aldo/keto reductase has translation MQQRKIGQFQCNPVGLGCMNLSHAYGTPPDEKQSIHLLNHALDLGYNHLDTATLYGGGANEKLVAKAVGHRRDEYVLASKCGMFINQEGKKEINGRPEALRKNIESSLQRLNTDVIDLYYLHRWDKTVPIEESVGELSRLVEEGKMREIGLSEVSAATITKAAQVHPIAAVQSEYSLWTRNPEIKVLEACKALGTAFIAFSPLGRGILTGKIDAPTNFSPKDIRRNMPRFDSDHFSHNQHLVTKLAQLIEQQADTELSRASLASIVLRWVLDQHDHIHVIPGTTNIDHLTENVSATLVSLSSDLLEKMGQLINNDNVSGTRYNAAQQVEIDTEEFDQSTALSA, from the coding sequence ATGCAACAACGGAAAATTGGCCAATTTCAATGTAACCCTGTCGGTCTGGGATGTATGAACCTATCTCATGCTTACGGAACACCGCCGGATGAGAAACAGAGTATTCATTTACTCAATCATGCCCTCGATCTCGGTTACAACCATCTTGATACCGCGACGTTATATGGTGGTGGTGCCAATGAAAAACTCGTCGCCAAAGCCGTTGGGCATAGAAGAGATGAATATGTGTTGGCCAGCAAATGTGGCATGTTCATTAACCAAGAAGGTAAGAAAGAGATCAATGGCCGTCCTGAAGCGCTGCGTAAAAATATTGAAAGTAGCTTACAACGCCTAAACACGGACGTAATTGACCTCTATTACCTTCATCGCTGGGACAAAACCGTCCCTATCGAAGAAAGTGTCGGCGAACTAAGCAGACTGGTTGAAGAAGGCAAAATGCGTGAAATCGGCTTGTCAGAAGTCTCCGCAGCAACGATAACAAAAGCTGCTCAAGTCCACCCGATTGCAGCGGTGCAATCCGAGTATTCTCTCTGGACTCGTAACCCGGAAATCAAAGTACTTGAAGCATGTAAAGCACTGGGGACTGCCTTTATTGCATTTAGTCCATTGGGGCGTGGAATCTTGACGGGTAAAATCGATGCTCCGACGAATTTTTCGCCTAAAGATATCCGCCGCAACATGCCTCGGTTCGATAGTGACCATTTTTCCCATAACCAACACCTTGTGACAAAACTTGCGCAATTGATCGAGCAACAGGCTGACACTGAGCTAAGCCGAGCTAGTCTGGCTAGTATTGTTTTGCGTTGGGTTCTGGATCAACACGATCACATCCATGTTATTCCGGGGACAACCAATATCGACCACCTCACCGAAAATGTGTCTGCAACGTTAGTAAGTTTATCGAGCGACCTGTTAGAAAAAATGGGGCAGTTAATCAACAATGACAATGTCTCGGGTACGCGTTACAACGCTGCTCAACAAGTTGAAATAGATACTGAAGAGTTCGACCAAAGTACCGCTCTCTCAGCCTAA
- a CDS encoding Gfo/Idh/MocA family oxidoreductase, which produces MKVCVVGATGAFGRKHLEAIQNIDDVTVSVMVSPEQDKLDALISEYDSQAVGVTTLEDALVRDDVDAVILATPTQVHASQAIQCMEAGKHVLVEIPMADNIEDSYKVVETQKATGLVAMAGHTRRFNPSHQWIHNKIQAGELNIQQMDVQTYFFRRTNTNAKGEPRSWTDHLLWHHACHTVDLFQYQTGETASQVQGMQGPIHPDLGIAMDMSIGMKVPSGAICTLSLSFNNEGPFGTFFRYICDEGTFLARYDDLYDGYDNQIDLSGVTVSNNGIELIDREFFEAIKTGKEPNSSVGQCLSAMETLHRIEEQLI; this is translated from the coding sequence ATGAAAGTATGTGTAGTTGGTGCAACCGGTGCCTTTGGCCGTAAGCACTTAGAAGCCATTCAAAATATCGACGACGTAACCGTATCAGTCATGGTTTCTCCAGAACAAGACAAGCTTGATGCTCTGATCAGTGAATATGATTCACAAGCGGTGGGTGTAACGACGCTTGAAGATGCCCTTGTACGTGACGATGTTGATGCGGTTATCTTAGCGACGCCAACTCAGGTGCACGCTTCTCAGGCTATCCAGTGTATGGAAGCAGGCAAGCACGTTTTGGTCGAAATCCCTATGGCCGATAACATCGAAGACAGCTACAAAGTGGTTGAGACTCAAAAGGCAACTGGTCTAGTTGCAATGGCTGGCCACACTCGCCGTTTCAACCCAAGCCACCAATGGATTCACAATAAAATCCAAGCTGGCGAACTGAACATTCAACAAATGGATGTGCAAACTTACTTCTTCCGCCGTACTAACACCAACGCGAAAGGTGAACCAAGAAGCTGGACCGATCACCTGCTATGGCATCACGCGTGTCACACTGTCGACCTGTTCCAATACCAAACTGGCGAAACCGCATCACAGGTCCAAGGTATGCAAGGCCCAATTCACCCGGATCTTGGCATCGCAATGGACATGAGCATTGGTATGAAGGTGCCATCAGGCGCGATTTGTACGCTTTCTCTATCTTTCAACAACGAAGGCCCATTTGGTACGTTCTTCCGCTATATCTGTGATGAGGGTACTTTCCTAGCGCGTTACGATGATTTGTATGACGGCTACGACAATCAAATTGATTTGTCCGGTGTTACCGTGTCGAACAACGGGATTGAATTGATTGACCGTGAGTTCTTTGAAGCGATTAAGACTGGTAAAGAGCCGAACTCTAGTGTTGGCCAATGCTTGTCAGCGATGGAAACACTACACCGCATTGAAGAGCAGCTCATTTAA
- a CDS encoding DUF1932 domain-containing protein: MKTTRAAFIGFGEAAQALISIAGDNAPDVISAFDIKTRDEATREAKLMDYIQFQVNGAFNPEQAVCGAQVIFSLVTPDQAHLALAPLSSALTEKQFVVDGNSCAPTVKKLNATLVESQGAAYIDAAIMSPVKANSKSIPLYISGKKATLIAPQLQYLGFDVTVISEQVGDASQIKMLRSAMVKGLEALTTECMLAAHRAGVAPYVIESLEKSYPQLNLSQLAVYHMERMLTHGKRRSEELKSVVETLASLDINTSMSSGAINWHHLMSDVNVTVDNQTLEQLSNQILNTMEHSASPIQSNDTLTS, translated from the coding sequence GTGAAAACAACTCGTGCCGCATTTATTGGCTTCGGCGAAGCCGCTCAAGCACTTATAAGTATCGCTGGTGATAATGCACCAGACGTGATCAGTGCTTTTGATATCAAAACACGCGATGAGGCTACACGCGAAGCAAAGCTGATGGATTACATCCAATTTCAGGTCAATGGCGCGTTTAATCCAGAGCAAGCCGTTTGTGGTGCTCAGGTTATTTTTTCTCTCGTCACACCTGATCAGGCCCACCTGGCTTTAGCACCGCTCAGTAGCGCACTAACAGAAAAGCAATTTGTTGTTGACGGTAACTCTTGTGCTCCGACAGTAAAAAAACTCAATGCGACGTTGGTAGAGTCTCAGGGCGCAGCCTATATTGATGCTGCGATAATGAGCCCGGTAAAAGCCAATTCAAAGTCAATCCCGCTGTACATCTCGGGTAAAAAAGCCACACTGATTGCGCCACAATTGCAGTATTTGGGTTTTGACGTAACGGTGATTTCAGAGCAGGTTGGCGATGCTTCACAAATAAAAATGTTGCGTTCGGCCATGGTGAAAGGGCTGGAAGCATTAACCACAGAATGTATGCTTGCTGCTCATCGTGCAGGGGTCGCTCCCTATGTGATTGAGTCACTGGAAAAGAGCTATCCACAACTGAATTTGTCTCAATTGGCGGTTTACCACATGGAAAGAATGCTTACCCATGGTAAGCGCCGAAGCGAAGAGCTTAAATCGGTAGTCGAAACGCTTGCTTCGCTCGATATCAATACCAGCATGTCGAGCGGAGCAATCAATTGGCATCATCTGATGTCGGATGTAAATGTAACTGTCGATAATCAAACGTTAGAGCAGTTATCTAATCAAATTTTGAATACGATGGAGCACTCAGCGTCACCCATCCAATCAAACGATACCCTTACCTCTTAA
- a CDS encoding LysR family transcriptional regulator has protein sequence MFNIPNIRHLRAISEVVKTGSISKASETVFLSQPAITQAISKFEKSIHSELFERTSDGMTPTPQGKSFAFRIDRALDQIEHGISETLRIAKGQRKSNVHRFLYNMTSTHLKALVAVSDGQGFSEASRLLEVSQSSVYRASKDLEEILDVTLFEKISNGIVVSKAGTALVKACKLAFVEIKQGIEEIDALSDRHNSVITVGCLPLARTCLLPITINEFSQSYPDCRIQVIDGPYSDLLNHLKYGEIDVLIGALRFPLPSTDIRQETLFESENKVFARHDHPLSKKEKISLQDLHQASWVVSSANTPGRKMFEDIFINGGLEPPSRLVEASSQMLVKELILGSDRLSVLSQHQIQRELDEGHFTILPFDCSQQSRPIGLTMRKNWYATTVQTHFVSLLRKNGLKMSG, from the coding sequence ATGTTTAACATCCCAAATATTCGGCACTTACGCGCCATTTCTGAAGTCGTCAAGACAGGCAGCATCAGTAAGGCATCTGAGACCGTGTTTCTTTCCCAACCAGCCATTACCCAAGCAATTTCAAAATTCGAAAAGAGCATTCACAGCGAACTTTTTGAACGTACCAGTGATGGCATGACGCCGACTCCGCAAGGTAAGTCTTTTGCTTTCCGTATTGATAGGGCTTTAGATCAAATCGAACATGGCATCTCTGAGACACTGAGAATTGCCAAGGGACAACGCAAAAGTAATGTGCATCGATTTCTATATAATATGACGTCAACTCACCTGAAAGCGTTAGTCGCAGTGTCTGACGGTCAAGGGTTTAGCGAAGCAAGTCGCTTGCTGGAGGTATCCCAATCTTCCGTTTACCGGGCATCAAAGGATCTCGAGGAGATCTTAGATGTCACCTTATTCGAAAAAATCAGTAACGGTATTGTCGTAAGTAAAGCCGGCACAGCATTGGTGAAAGCCTGCAAACTTGCGTTTGTTGAAATTAAACAAGGAATCGAAGAGATCGACGCGCTTAGCGACCGTCATAACAGTGTCATCACGGTCGGCTGTCTGCCGTTAGCACGTACTTGTTTGCTGCCCATTACCATTAATGAGTTCAGCCAAAGCTATCCAGATTGCCGAATTCAGGTTATCGATGGTCCCTACTCTGATCTGCTTAACCACCTAAAGTACGGTGAAATCGATGTGCTGATCGGCGCATTGCGATTTCCGCTCCCGAGTACTGATATTCGTCAGGAAACCCTGTTTGAATCAGAAAACAAAGTCTTTGCGCGTCATGACCATCCGCTATCAAAAAAAGAGAAAATCTCGTTACAGGATTTACACCAAGCGAGTTGGGTTGTGTCGAGCGCCAATACCCCAGGGCGTAAGATGTTTGAAGACATCTTTATCAATGGTGGATTAGAGCCCCCATCACGTTTAGTGGAAGCCAGCTCACAGATGCTTGTCAAAGAATTGATACTGGGCAGTGATCGCCTGTCTGTCCTTTCTCAACATCAAATTCAGCGTGAACTAGATGAAGGCCACTTTACGATTTTACCTTTTGATTGCAGCCAGCAATCGCGACCAATAGGACTTACCATGCGCAAAAACTGGTACGCGACCACGGTACAAACGCATTTTGTATCACTTCTGCGTAAGAATGGCTTGAAGATGTCAGGCTAA
- a CDS encoding DctP family TRAP transporter solute-binding subunit: MRTIKTLSLSLALAYAGTAVSSEIEITIGHVDSQDWTTSKKGAATQVFKNLVEAESGGRISVNVYPSSQLGGETELLQSAQEGMLTMTMVSGAYSKLCKEASVLEIPYLFPSAPVAWEVLDGEFGKKLGEHCLKQTGLRNLAYGETGFRHFTNSKQVISSPDDLNGLKIRVMTTPLYIEMLKSVDAEPTPIAWPEVPAALTTGVVDGQENPVGVIANNKFYELQKYITLDGHVYGTDFLLINDDFYTGLKAQDRELIDRAAKVASTVSRAIQQVNSAAGLELLAKKGMTVTSLTAEQKQKFSEKTQPAVIKWLETTIDSKWIDEALQAVDAAN, from the coding sequence ATGAGAACAATAAAAACATTATCACTTTCTCTCGCACTTGCTTATGCGGGAACTGCCGTATCATCTGAAATTGAAATCACTATTGGTCACGTTGATTCTCAGGATTGGACGACATCCAAAAAAGGCGCTGCGACACAAGTATTCAAGAATCTTGTCGAAGCGGAATCTGGCGGCCGTATTAGTGTCAATGTCTACCCATCTAGTCAGTTGGGCGGCGAGACAGAATTACTGCAGTCAGCTCAGGAAGGCATGTTAACAATGACGATGGTTTCTGGGGCTTACAGCAAGCTGTGTAAAGAAGCGAGTGTGCTTGAGATCCCGTATTTGTTCCCTTCAGCTCCGGTTGCATGGGAAGTGCTTGATGGTGAGTTCGGTAAAAAGCTGGGCGAACACTGTCTCAAGCAGACTGGGCTTCGTAACCTTGCTTACGGAGAAACGGGTTTCCGTCATTTCACCAACTCTAAGCAAGTCATTAGCAGCCCAGACGATCTGAATGGTTTAAAAATCCGCGTGATGACCACCCCTCTTTATATCGAAATGTTGAAATCGGTAGACGCAGAACCAACGCCAATTGCTTGGCCTGAAGTTCCGGCGGCACTAACGACTGGCGTAGTAGACGGCCAGGAAAACCCAGTTGGTGTTATTGCGAACAACAAATTCTACGAGCTGCAAAAATACATCACGCTAGACGGCCACGTGTATGGCACTGACTTTCTGCTGATCAATGACGATTTCTACACGGGCTTAAAAGCACAGGATAGAGAACTTATTGATCGAGCGGCAAAAGTAGCAAGTACGGTAAGCCGCGCTATCCAACAAGTGAACTCAGCAGCTGGCCTTGAATTACTGGCGAAAAAGGGCATGACAGTCACGTCGCTTACTGCGGAACAGAAGCAGAAGTTCAGCGAGAAAACTCAGCCAGCTGTTATCAAATGGCTAGAAACGACGATTGATTCAAAATGGATCGATGAGGCACTTCAAGCAGTAGACGCTGCTAATTAA
- a CDS encoding TRAP transporter small permease, translating into MIERYKKLLAILAGTSLLTVFVVMLFSSISRYFFNTSILWGEELCKYAMIYGVMFATAICYLDELHIKFSVLSSVKSAKFQKGLEVITDIAVFASALILTWSGYLFVAKRGAIESPGIGISMYYFQSALVVGGVCLLIAASLRLATHLPALTGRAPCLKRRDV; encoded by the coding sequence ATGATAGAGCGATACAAAAAGCTGCTGGCTATCCTTGCTGGCACTTCATTGCTAACAGTCTTTGTGGTGATGTTGTTTAGCAGCATCAGTCGTTATTTTTTTAATACCTCAATTTTATGGGGTGAAGAGCTGTGTAAATACGCCATGATTTACGGCGTTATGTTTGCTACAGCAATCTGTTACCTCGATGAGCTACATATTAAATTCTCAGTGCTTAGCTCAGTTAAGTCAGCTAAGTTCCAAAAAGGATTAGAAGTCATTACTGACATAGCAGTGTTTGCGAGTGCATTGATATTGACTTGGTCAGGTTATTTGTTTGTTGCCAAACGCGGTGCCATTGAATCACCAGGTATTGGGATCAGTATGTATTATTTCCAATCAGCACTAGTGGTTGGTGGTGTGTGCTTACTTATCGCAGCATCACTAAGACTAGCCACTCACTTACCAGCGCTAACCGGGCGTGCACCCTGTCTAAAACGTAGAGACGTATAA
- a CDS encoding TRAP transporter large permease, with the protein MPSIALMGTLLIFGVPLVFTVILAMSFYVTSTPISISLVAQRIFSGLDSYSILAVPLFVLAGELMNKSGITTRIIDFANALVGHFRGGLAQVNIWSSVMFAGISGSAVADTSALGRVFIPQMEKEGYSKEFSSALTAASSVIGPMIPPSIPVIIYALIASGVSVPALFLAGIVPGILSAIALSIFVYFYATRHKIRSNVVRQSRRKALVKAFVPLTMPVFILGSILLGVVTPTEAAAFAAFYALTVGMFFYKTLKISDLPEVFIRSMRDSSIVLILIAVISVANWLLTFSRVPQYISAQIISTISDPVMFLIMVNLILLVVGLFLEGIAAMLILIPIFHPIAMSFGIDPVHFGIVVIFNLMIGLITPPLGICLFVANTISKVGVAAISKQIAPLFLLEVVVLFFITFVPQSVLFLPKMFGY; encoded by the coding sequence ATGCCATCTATAGCTTTGATGGGCACCTTACTAATATTCGGTGTTCCGCTCGTATTCACAGTCATCCTAGCGATGTCGTTTTATGTCACCAGTACGCCAATTTCAATTAGCTTAGTTGCTCAACGTATTTTTAGCGGATTGGATTCCTATTCAATTCTCGCAGTACCACTGTTTGTTCTGGCTGGTGAGCTGATGAACAAAAGTGGTATCACTACGCGCATTATCGACTTTGCTAACGCGTTAGTTGGACACTTCCGAGGTGGACTTGCTCAGGTAAACATCTGGTCATCGGTCATGTTTGCTGGCATTTCTGGCTCAGCGGTTGCAGACACTTCTGCTCTTGGCCGTGTGTTTATTCCTCAAATGGAAAAAGAGGGATACAGCAAAGAGTTTTCGTCCGCATTAACTGCTGCGTCATCTGTTATCGGCCCAATGATTCCGCCAAGTATCCCGGTGATTATCTACGCGTTAATTGCAAGTGGTGTGTCGGTACCAGCGCTATTTTTAGCAGGGATTGTACCGGGTATTCTATCTGCGATTGCACTGTCGATATTTGTTTATTTCTACGCAACACGCCATAAGATTCGCAGTAACGTTGTACGTCAAAGTCGCCGTAAAGCATTGGTAAAAGCGTTTGTTCCATTGACCATGCCTGTATTCATTCTTGGTTCAATTCTATTAGGCGTTGTCACACCGACAGAAGCCGCTGCTTTTGCCGCATTTTATGCACTGACCGTTGGTATGTTTTTCTATAAGACACTAAAAATTAGTGACTTACCGGAAGTGTTTATTCGCTCAATGCGTGACTCATCTATCGTATTGATTTTGATTGCGGTAATTTCCGTGGCTAACTGGCTGCTGACTTTCTCTCGTGTACCTCAGTACATCAGTGCGCAAATTATCAGCACTATCAGTGATCCGGTCATGTTCCTGATAATGGTTAACCTGATACTGCTGGTGGTTGGTCTATTTCTGGAAGGGATTGCGGCAATGCTTATCTTGATTCCGATCTTCCATCCAATTGCGATGAGTTTCGGAATCGACCCTGTTCACTTCGGGATTGTGGTTATCTTTAACCTAATGATTGGTTTGATTACGCCACCACTTGGTATCTGTTTGTTCGTTGCCAATACCATTTCCAAAGTGGGTGTTGCCGCAATATCAAAACAAATAGCACCGCTGTTTTTGCTCGAAGTTGTCGTGCTGTTTTTTATTACCTTTGTGCCTCAAAGCGTATTGTTCTTACCAAAAATGTTTGGCTACTAA